The Lysinibacillus pakistanensis genome includes a window with the following:
- a CDS encoding InlB B-repeat-containing protein, which produces MKTKSIKYGILFTLFFIMMIIKIPFTYANEGEYDFDDNPDGSVTIKAYTGTGGTVVIPDQLSGKVVTGIDSWVFNNKKLTSITIPETITTIGAYAFYQNQLTSVTLPSSITSISDGAFSLNQLTNVTLPNNLISIGSYAFSGNLLEHIGIPNSVINIGNHAFSNNDIVSVKIPNGMEIIGESAFAGNDIESIDIPESMKIIGAAAFSNNYLKVIRIHSKDIDIGDDVFIGHHPDMIIYAPNSSTAKEYAEKSNIKFQVLKYTVLFETNGGTSIDSQDIELNKKVNQPNNSIKLGYAFEGWYKDTSFIELWQFHSDFVTADTTLYAKWTSKPDVEVLFESNDGSVVAPEHMRYNDKLPEPSNPTKANFIFEGWYKDADLTEKWNFATDRVQANIILYAKWAINEHTLSFVSNGGTAVPPQTIAYNEKAIKPQNPIRIGYVFEGWYKDSDHTEKWDFAMDRVQANIILYAKWAIKEHTLSFESNDGTAVSPQTIAYNEKAIKPQNPIRIGYVFEGWYKDQNFTTQWYFDTNVVTEDTKLYAKWRADSSTGGGGYSPNPTPNPTPIPKEPTPVPEYPKPTPEQPKPEKPDSVPVEPVEPQSPKPTPQPEEDITFSDVPKDHWAWTMIQAMAKQGVITGYPDGTFKPNAPVQRQHVALMLARAMELEPKKEALAFNDISATHPYAEVIQQVQQAGLFDGVNGNFNPTANMTRAQMAKVLVLAFHLTSTEKETFHDVPATHWAYDYIAILAANGIALGDNGNFKPEDYITRAQFAAFLHRALQQ; this is translated from the coding sequence ATGAAAACTAAAAGTATAAAATATGGGATACTTTTTACGTTATTTTTCATCATGATGATAATAAAAATACCCTTTACTTATGCTAATGAAGGGGAATATGATTTTGATGATAATCCTGATGGATCAGTAACAATAAAGGCTTATACTGGTACTGGCGGAACTGTCGTGATTCCTGATCAATTGAGTGGTAAAGTGGTAACAGGAATAGATTCTTGGGTGTTTAATAATAAGAAATTGACAAGTATAACAATACCAGAAACAATAACAACTATTGGAGCTTACGCCTTTTATCAAAATCAACTAACAAGTGTAACACTCCCAAGTAGTATAACAAGTATTAGTGATGGGGCATTCTCTTTAAATCAACTAACAAATGTGACGCTCCCTAATAATCTAATAAGTATAGGTTCCTATGCATTTTCTGGAAATTTACTAGAACACATAGGTATCCCTAATAGTGTTATCAATATAGGAAATCATGCTTTTTCTAATAATGATATTGTGAGCGTGAAAATCCCAAATGGTATGGAAATAATAGGGGAAAGTGCATTTGCAGGGAACGATATAGAAAGTATAGATATACCAGAAAGTATGAAAATAATAGGAGCTGCAGCATTTTCTAATAACTATTTAAAAGTTATTCGTATACATTCTAAAGATATAGATATAGGAGATGATGTTTTTATAGGACATCATCCTGATATGATTATTTATGCTCCAAATTCTTCTACTGCAAAAGAGTATGCAGAAAAGTCGAATATAAAGTTCCAAGTGCTCAAATATACTGTACTGTTTGAAACAAATGGTGGGACAAGTATTGATTCTCAGGACATTGAATTAAATAAAAAGGTGAATCAACCAAATAATTCTATAAAACTGGGTTATGCGTTTGAAGGCTGGTACAAAGACACATCATTTATTGAACTTTGGCAATTTCATTCTGACTTTGTTACTGCCGATACAACGCTATATGCCAAATGGACGAGTAAACCAGATGTTGAGGTATTATTTGAGTCAAACGATGGATCAGTTGTGGCACCAGAACATATGAGATATAACGACAAGTTACCTGAACCAAGCAATCCGACAAAGGCGAATTTTATTTTTGAAGGCTGGTATAAGGATGCTGACCTTACAGAGAAATGGAATTTTGCCACGGATAGAGTTCAAGCTAACATCATTTTATATGCTAAATGGGCGATAAATGAACACACGTTGTCCTTTGTATCCAATGGTGGAACAGCAGTCCCCCCACAGACAATCGCATATAATGAAAAAGCTATAAAACCTCAAAATCCTATTAGAATTGGTTATGTATTTGAAGGCTGGTATAAGGATTCCGACCATACAGAGAAATGGGATTTCGCCATGGATAGGGTTCAAGCAAACATCATTTTATACGCTAAATGGGCGATAAAAGAACACACGTTGTCCTTTGAATCTAATGATGGAACAGCAGTCTCCCCACAGACAATCGCATATAATGAAAAAGCTATAAAACCTCAAAATCCTATTAGAATTGGTTATGTATTTGAAGGCTGGTATAAAGACCAAAATTTTACAACGCAATGGTATTTTGATACTAATGTAGTAACAGAGGATACAAAGCTTTATGCAAAGTGGAGAGCAGATAGCTCAACAGGTGGCGGAGGGTATAGTCCAAATCCTACACCTAACCCAACTCCAATCCCTAAAGAGCCAACACCAGTACCAGAATATCCAAAACCGACTCCAGAGCAGCCCAAGCCTGAGAAACCAGATTCTGTGCCAGTAGAGCCGGTTGAGCCACAATCACCTAAGCCAACACCTCAACCTGAAGAAGACATCACTTTCTCAGATGTTCCTAAGGATCACTGGGCATGGACAATGATTCAGGCAATGGCTAAACAAGGCGTAATTACAGGGTATCCAGATGGCACATTTAAGCCTAATGCTCCTGTTCAGCGTCAGCACGTTGCCCTGATGCTAGCAAGGGCAATGGAGCTAGAGCCGAAAAAAGAAGCGTTGGCATTTAATGATATCTCTGCGACTCATCCATACGCTGAGGTTATCCAGCAAGTACAACAGGCAGGGCTATTTGACGGAGTGAATGGAAACTTTAATCCTACAGCCAATATGACACGCGCTCAAATGGCAAAAGTATTGGTGCTAGCGTTTCATTTAACGTCAACGGAAAAAGAGACATTTCATGATGTTCCAGCAACACATTGGGCATATGATTATATTGCAATTCTTGCAGCGAACGGTATTGCGCTAGGAGATAATGGTAACTTTAAACCAGAAGATTATATTACACGTGCACAGTTTGCAGCATTTTTACACAGAGCCCTTCAACAATAA
- a CDS encoding response regulator transcription factor, producing the protein MTNRILIIEDEEKIARVLQLELQFEGYEAEMAHTGTEGLLKYREQQWDLILLDIMLPEMSGMDVLKRIRATESKTPVIMLTAKNEVEDKVKGLDLGANDYVTKPFEIEELLARIRSSLRFSQKSSTQQEQVTFGLLSINEQTREVIYYGTSIDLTPREYDLLLYLLKHSKQVLTREQILQAVWGYDYYGDTNVVDVYIRYVRQKLEAANDTPIIHTVRGIGYVLKEHKHAT; encoded by the coding sequence ATGACCAATCGAATTTTAATAATAGAGGATGAGGAAAAGATTGCAAGGGTGCTACAACTGGAGTTGCAATTTGAAGGCTATGAGGCTGAGATGGCACATACAGGAACAGAAGGCTTACTGAAATACCGTGAGCAGCAATGGGATTTAATTTTATTGGATATTATGTTACCTGAAATGAGTGGCATGGATGTACTAAAGCGTATACGTGCTACTGAATCAAAGACACCTGTTATCATGCTGACAGCTAAGAATGAGGTGGAGGATAAGGTAAAGGGTTTAGACCTGGGGGCAAATGACTATGTGACAAAACCATTTGAAATTGAGGAATTACTTGCACGGATTCGAAGTTCTTTAAGATTTTCACAAAAAAGTTCCACCCAGCAAGAACAAGTTACATTTGGTCTGTTATCCATTAATGAGCAAACACGAGAGGTAATCTATTATGGAACAAGTATTGACTTAACACCTCGTGAATATGATCTTCTCCTATATTTACTTAAGCATTCAAAGCAGGTATTAACACGAGAGCAAATATTACAGGCTGTTTGGGGCTATGATTATTATGGAGATACCAATGTTGTGGATGTTTATATTCGTTATGTTCGACAAAAATTGGAGGCAGCTAACGATACACCTATAATTCATACAGTACGTGGTATTGGCTATGTGCTGAAGGAGCACAAGCATGCGACTTAA
- a CDS encoding sensor histidine kinase, whose product MRLKTKIHLLTTLLMLVILVATNSGIYFLYEQLAYNTEYKQLQARANELSSALSQLNEQTNLQQVLRAYMPTDGAVYIYEGEQLKTKVQATFEMSKTPSISYSMPAIWIDGTVIQIQLKQSMEEVAATLSLLKVILIIVSIVASIPIFLASLALGRLILQPLERLNQTMLKSAATGSYEKIVLTDKGGDELAKINHTFNMMMEKLEQHYQKQQQFVSNASHELKTPITVIESYAKLLLRRGFDNKEVAQESLQAIVNESSRMHEMVLQLLELAKNKEHLAIQFTQLELSPLLRKVSSQMQQAYHRSFIVDAEVPRYMYSDEKLVKQLLFILLDNARKYSEGDVYIHATESADCVIITIQDKGIGIPAEHIPHLFERFYRVTEDRNRKTGGSGLGLAIAQELALQLGIIIEVESKLGQGSSFILRVPKEGLQ is encoded by the coding sequence ATGCGACTTAAAACAAAAATTCATTTACTGACAACACTGTTAATGCTCGTAATTTTAGTGGCAACGAACAGTGGGATTTATTTTTTGTATGAGCAGCTTGCCTATAACACTGAATATAAGCAGCTTCAAGCACGTGCTAACGAGCTTAGTTCAGCACTAAGTCAATTGAATGAGCAGACCAATTTGCAGCAAGTATTAAGAGCGTATATGCCAACGGATGGAGCTGTTTATATTTATGAAGGAGAGCAGTTAAAAACAAAGGTTCAGGCTACTTTTGAAATGTCAAAGACTCCTTCTATTAGCTACTCAATGCCTGCCATCTGGATAGATGGTACAGTTATACAAATTCAATTAAAGCAATCAATGGAAGAGGTAGCGGCAACTTTGAGTTTACTTAAGGTCATTTTAATCATCGTCTCTATTGTTGCATCTATTCCTATCTTCTTAGCAAGTTTAGCACTAGGTCGTTTAATTTTACAGCCGTTGGAACGTTTAAATCAAACCATGCTCAAAAGTGCAGCTACTGGAAGCTATGAAAAAATTGTTCTCACTGATAAAGGTGGAGATGAGTTAGCAAAAATTAATCATACCTTTAATATGATGATGGAAAAACTTGAACAGCATTACCAAAAGCAACAGCAATTTGTATCCAATGCTTCACATGAGTTAAAGACACCCATTACTGTTATTGAAAGCTATGCAAAATTATTATTACGCAGAGGCTTTGATAATAAAGAGGTGGCTCAAGAATCATTACAGGCAATTGTCAATGAATCCTCTCGTATGCATGAAATGGTCTTGCAGTTACTTGAATTAGCAAAAAATAAGGAGCACCTTGCTATACAATTCACACAGCTTGAGCTTTCTCCTTTGTTAAGGAAGGTTTCTTCCCAAATGCAGCAGGCCTATCATCGATCCTTCATAGTTGATGCTGAAGTACCTCGTTATATGTATAGTGATGAAAAATTGGTAAAGCAGCTGCTCTTCATCCTACTTGATAACGCACGTAAATATAGTGAGGGCGATGTCTATATACATGCAACAGAATCTGCGGACTGTGTGATAATTACAATACAGGATAAAGGAATAGGAATACCTGCTGAGCATATTCCTCATTTATTTGAACGCTTTTACCGTGTTACTGAGGATCGTAATCGAAAAACTGGCGGCTCGGGATTAGGTCTTGCTATCGCACAAGAACTTGCGTTGCAATTAGGAATTATAATAGAGGTTGAAAGCAAACTTGGTCAGGGTTCAAGCTTTATTTTACGTGTGCCAAAGGAGGGACTGCAATGA
- a CDS encoding PepSY domain-containing protein has protein sequence MKRWLIIGIVSLIMASIILLFIQNRFFQAEPFNEAEAIQHIETIYNGQVKETEKRGNDYRMVFVRDRAIYTVLLDAASGQVRELRLKEAERKLLLSEKQIKQLMESTYGEVEKIKLNQTIYTVQVENKDTQKELTIDAYTGKVLTEKDMQPVNQPEGGGMLSEQQAIKIALQQLNGEVDSVDYEEAEDGGYYLVEIETKDEEAVFQIHAISGQVMSVTWDKDH, from the coding sequence ATGAAAAGATGGCTTATCATTGGTATCGTTTCCCTCATAATGGCAAGTATCATTTTACTGTTTATTCAAAATCGTTTTTTTCAAGCAGAGCCCTTTAATGAAGCAGAAGCCATTCAGCATATCGAAACTATCTATAATGGCCAAGTAAAGGAAACTGAAAAGCGAGGAAATGATTATAGAATGGTATTTGTCCGTGACAGAGCCATTTATACAGTACTACTTGATGCTGCTTCAGGACAGGTCAGAGAATTAAGACTAAAGGAAGCTGAAAGGAAATTGTTATTATCAGAAAAACAAATTAAGCAGCTTATGGAGAGTACTTATGGGGAAGTCGAAAAAATCAAACTAAATCAAACTATTTATACAGTACAGGTAGAAAATAAAGATACTCAAAAGGAGCTAACCATAGACGCTTATACTGGTAAGGTTTTAACAGAAAAAGATATGCAGCCTGTCAACCAACCAGAAGGTGGAGGAATGCTTTCAGAGCAACAGGCAATTAAGATTGCCTTACAGCAATTAAATGGTGAGGTAGATTCCGTTGATTATGAGGAGGCAGAGGATGGTGGCTACTATTTAGTAGAAATTGAAACGAAGGATGAGGAAGCCGTTTTTCAAATACATGCAATTTCAGGACAAGTGATGTCTGTTACATGGGATAAAGATCATTAA
- a CDS encoding PepSY domain-containing protein, whose protein sequence is MKKIILIPAFVGVLGVGAVIGSTTLLTGDAEEKKVLTMQEIEKKALAVVNGTVADIEFDQNRNRSIYEVEVQTETEEYDLKFDAFTGKLLKQKKELRDMDDHYVTSTNKTTKITKEQAIEKALTKVKGTVTKIKLDDGLYEIEIKNGQYEYEIDVDSSTGDIISFEQDIED, encoded by the coding sequence ATGAAGAAAATAATTTTAATTCCAGCATTTGTAGGTGTACTTGGTGTCGGAGCGGTGATTGGTTCTACAACATTACTAACAGGTGATGCAGAAGAAAAAAAGGTATTAACAATGCAGGAGATTGAGAAAAAGGCATTAGCAGTTGTAAACGGTACAGTTGCGGATATTGAGTTCGATCAAAACCGTAATCGTTCTATCTATGAGGTTGAGGTGCAAACAGAGACGGAAGAATATGATTTAAAATTTGATGCTTTCACAGGGAAACTGTTAAAGCAAAAGAAAGAGCTTCGTGATATGGATGATCACTATGTAACTTCTACTAACAAAACAACGAAAATTACCAAAGAGCAGGCTATTGAAAAGGCACTAACAAAAGTAAAGGGAACAGTTACAAAAATAAAACTTGATGATGGCTTGTATGAAATAGAAATTAAAAACGGACAATATGAATACGAAATTGATGTTGATTCCTCAACTGGGGACATAATTAGCTTTGAGCAGGATATTGAAGATTAA
- a CDS encoding APC family permease, with amino-acid sequence MKSSLKRYVIGKPLRSDALGEQKLSKTKALAILSSDALSSVAYGPEQILIVLMTISTVAFWYSLPIAAGVIVLLTALIFSYRQVIFAYPHGGGAYVVSRENLGVNAGLVAGGSLLVDYILTVAVSVSAGTDAITSAFPSLHSYNVIIAVFFVICLTILNLRGVTESASVLAYPVYLFVVVMLVLIGVGIYNVITGQVPAELHPKVGTPVAGISLFILLKAFASGSSALTGVEAISNAIPNFRDPAPRNASKTLLAMGAILAVLFIGIVSLAYFYGVAPNAKATVVSQIAEASVGRNIFYYIVQGTTAMILVLAANTGYSAFPLLAVNLSKDGFIPRIFQIRGDRLGYSNGIMMLGLAAIVLIILFDGMTEHLIPLYAVGVFIPFTLAQSGMMRKWWREKPKGWIPKFTINTIGAIISFVVAMMFFVTKLPQVWPVFIFLPIIILMFHRIKHHYQAVGEQLRLVDQELPIIEGNVFIVPVAGVTKVVENTLHYAQSLNVDKIIAFYVAFDQADAKAFEEKWKAWQPTIRLVTYYSPYRSITQPLMKFIDKVEHQCLKTGHQVTVVIPQFLPKKGWHHILHNQSSLLIRASLLFHKNVVIMTVPFHLSK; translated from the coding sequence ATGAAATCTTCCTTAAAACGTTATGTTATTGGTAAACCATTAAGATCCGACGCGTTAGGGGAACAAAAGCTAAGTAAAACAAAGGCACTTGCCATTTTATCATCTGATGCTTTGTCATCGGTGGCATATGGGCCTGAGCAAATATTAATTGTACTTATGACTATAAGTACAGTTGCCTTTTGGTATTCACTACCGATTGCTGCTGGAGTAATTGTGCTACTAACAGCACTCATTTTTTCGTATCGTCAGGTGATTTTTGCTTATCCGCATGGTGGAGGGGCATATGTTGTGTCTCGGGAAAATTTAGGCGTCAATGCTGGTCTTGTTGCAGGAGGGTCATTACTTGTTGATTACATTTTAACAGTTGCTGTTAGTGTATCAGCGGGGACCGATGCGATTACTTCAGCATTCCCAAGTCTGCATTCGTATAATGTTATAATTGCTGTGTTTTTTGTTATTTGTCTAACGATTTTAAACTTACGCGGTGTAACGGAATCAGCATCTGTTCTAGCATATCCGGTTTATTTGTTTGTAGTAGTGATGCTGGTGCTGATTGGAGTAGGGATTTACAACGTCATTACTGGTCAGGTTCCTGCAGAACTGCATCCAAAGGTTGGGACACCAGTAGCTGGAATTAGTTTATTTATATTATTAAAGGCATTTGCATCAGGAAGCTCTGCTTTGACTGGTGTTGAGGCTATTTCAAATGCCATACCTAATTTTAGAGATCCGGCACCAAGAAATGCCTCAAAAACTTTATTAGCAATGGGGGCAATTTTAGCTGTACTATTTATAGGTATTGTCAGCCTAGCTTATTTTTATGGAGTTGCCCCAAATGCAAAAGCAACAGTAGTTTCACAAATTGCAGAGGCAAGCGTTGGTAGAAATATTTTTTACTATATTGTTCAGGGAACGACGGCAATGATACTAGTACTTGCTGCGAATACAGGATATTCGGCCTTTCCTTTACTTGCTGTTAATTTATCAAAGGATGGTTTTATTCCTCGAATCTTTCAAATTCGTGGAGATCGCCTCGGCTATTCGAATGGTATTATGATGCTGGGCCTAGCAGCCATTGTATTAATCATTTTATTTGATGGGATGACAGAACATTTAATTCCGCTCTATGCGGTTGGGGTGTTTATTCCGTTTACTTTAGCACAGTCAGGGATGATGCGAAAATGGTGGCGTGAAAAACCTAAAGGCTGGATACCTAAATTTACAATTAACACAATCGGAGCAATTATCTCATTTGTTGTTGCTATGATGTTTTTTGTGACGAAATTACCTCAGGTATGGCCGGTGTTTATCTTTTTACCAATCATAATTCTAATGTTCCATCGCATCAAGCATCATTATCAGGCAGTAGGTGAACAGCTTAGATTAGTGGATCAGGAGCTTCCAATTATTGAGGGAAATGTTTTCATTGTACCTGTGGCTGGGGTTACAAAGGTAGTGGAAAACACTTTACATTATGCACAGTCATTAAACGTAGATAAAATTATTGCCTTTTATGTAGCTTTTGATCAGGCTGATGCGAAGGCTTTTGAGGAGAAATGGAAAGCCTGGCAGCCAACTATACGGCTTGTAACATACTACTCTCCATATAGAAGTATTACACAGCCGTTAATGAAGTTTATAGATAAGGTAGAACATCAATGTCTGAAAACAGGGCATCAAGTAACTGTTGTGATTCCACAGTTTTTACCGAAAAAAGGATGGCATCATATATTGCACAATCAATCGAGTCTATTAATTCGTGCTTCTCTGTTATTTCACAAAAATGTCGTCATTATGACAGTACCTTTTCATTTATCAAAATAA
- a CDS encoding xanthine phosphoribosyltransferase — MKLLHDKITQEGKVLSSSVLKVDSFLNHQIDPMLMKEIGHEFANRFSDQVITKILTIESSGIAPSVMLGLEIGAPVVFARKRKSLTLSDNLFSSKVHSFTKNETNDISVSRNFLNAEDNVLIVDDFLANGEAVKGLLDIAAQAGANVVGVGIVIEKGFQDGGKLLRQQGVRVESLAIIDSLEDGNVTFAAEARA, encoded by the coding sequence ATGAAGTTACTACACGACAAAATTACGCAAGAGGGAAAAGTTTTATCTTCATCAGTATTAAAGGTAGATTCTTTTTTAAATCACCAAATCGACCCAATGCTAATGAAAGAAATTGGCCATGAATTTGCCAACCGCTTTTCGGACCAAGTTATTACAAAAATATTAACGATTGAATCTTCAGGAATTGCACCATCCGTTATGTTAGGGCTTGAAATCGGTGCTCCTGTAGTGTTTGCACGTAAACGTAAATCATTAACATTATCAGATAATCTTTTTTCTTCAAAAGTACATTCATTCACAAAAAATGAAACAAATGATATTTCTGTATCACGTAATTTCTTAAATGCAGAGGATAATGTACTAATCGTCGACGATTTCCTAGCGAATGGGGAAGCAGTAAAGGGATTACTTGACATTGCAGCTCAAGCAGGTGCCAATGTGGTTGGTGTTGGTATCGTTATCGAAAAAGGCTTCCAAGATGGAGGGAAATTATTACGTCAACAAGGAGTTCGTGTAGAATCATTAGCCATTATCGACTCCCTAGAGGATGGCAACGTAACATTTGCTGCGGAGGCTCGCGCGTAA
- a CDS encoding nucleobase:cation symporter-2 family protein gives MSTFKSTTLAIQHLLAMYAGAILVPLIIGGAIGFNSAQMTYLVAIDIMMCGIATLLQVYSGKFIGIGLPVVLGCTFTAVSPIIAIGTNPEQGITDIYGSIIASGVIVVIIAGFFGKLVKFFPPVVTGSVVSIIGISLLPVALNNMAGGQGAEDFASGANVALAFITLVIILVVYRFSTGFVRAISILIGLVAGTILGAIMGMVDFSPVSDADVLHMVQPFYFGMPTFNASAIVTMTLVAMVSLVESSGVYFALSDICNKKLDSKDLARGYRSEGLASVIGGIFNAFPYTTFSQNVGLTRMSGVKDRKVIYITGGLLVALGFLPKIAALTTIIPTPVLGAAMLAMFGMVITQGMGMLVPVMNESAENAMIAAIAVSLGVGVSVVPGIFDALPAKVSILTSNGIVCGSVTAIILNILFNMIGPKHKKDPMHGEI, from the coding sequence ATGAGTACCTTCAAGTCGACAACGCTAGCGATTCAACATTTACTTGCGATGTATGCTGGAGCCATCTTAGTACCACTCATTATCGGTGGGGCTATTGGCTTTAATTCAGCACAAATGACATATTTAGTGGCGATTGACATTATGATGTGTGGGATCGCAACGCTATTACAAGTGTATTCAGGTAAGTTTATCGGTATTGGCTTACCAGTAGTGCTAGGCTGTACGTTTACTGCGGTTAGTCCAATTATTGCGATTGGGACAAATCCTGAGCAGGGGATTACAGATATTTACGGTTCTATTATTGCTTCAGGAGTCATTGTTGTTATTATTGCTGGCTTTTTCGGAAAGCTAGTAAAGTTCTTCCCACCGGTTGTGACAGGTTCTGTAGTATCAATTATTGGTATTTCTTTATTACCAGTAGCATTGAACAATATGGCTGGGGGACAAGGGGCAGAGGATTTTGCATCAGGCGCTAATGTCGCTTTAGCATTCATTACATTAGTTATTATTCTAGTGGTTTATCGTTTTTCTACAGGCTTTGTGCGTGCGATTTCTATTTTAATCGGTCTAGTTGCTGGGACAATCCTAGGAGCGATTATGGGAATGGTCGACTTTAGTCCAGTTTCAGACGCAGATGTGTTACACATGGTTCAACCTTTCTACTTCGGTATGCCAACATTTAATGCATCTGCAATTGTCACTATGACACTTGTTGCGATGGTTTCTCTAGTAGAATCATCAGGTGTTTATTTTGCACTAAGCGATATTTGTAATAAAAAATTAGATTCAAAGGATTTAGCACGCGGCTATCGCTCAGAAGGTCTTGCCTCTGTGATCGGAGGTATTTTCAATGCCTTCCCTTATACGACTTTTTCACAAAACGTGGGACTAACGCGTATGTCTGGTGTAAAAGACCGTAAAGTCATTTATATCACAGGTGGCCTCCTTGTAGCACTTGGCTTCCTACCAAAAATCGCAGCATTAACAACGATTATTCCAACACCAGTACTTGGTGCGGCAATGCTTGCAATGTTCGGTATGGTGATTACGCAAGGTATGGGTATGCTTGTACCAGTTATGAACGAGTCAGCAGAAAATGCGATGATTGCTGCGATTGCAGTAAGCCTTGGTGTCGGTGTATCAGTTGTTCCAGGAATTTTTGATGCACTACCAGCAAAAGTCTCAATCTTAACTTCAAATGGTATCGTTTGTGGTTCCGTAACAGCGATTATCCTTAATATTTTATTCAACATGATTGGGCCAAAGCATAAGAAAGACCCAATGCATGGAGAGATATGA
- a CDS encoding DUF2179 domain-containing protein, giving the protein MQSIVLILILQLVYVPFLTLRTIFLVKNITFLAALFGMMEMLVYVFGLSLVFSGKQSMLAMVVYAIGFGLGIFLGAKIERKLAIGYVYTTINTQNKNDELINYLRNEGFAVTIYVGEGRDSNRYKYEILTKRNREVELFQIVEQFEPNAFIISYEPKSFKGGFLLNRMKVKQK; this is encoded by the coding sequence ATGCAAAGTATAGTTCTGATTTTAATACTTCAATTGGTTTATGTGCCTTTTCTAACATTACGAACAATATTTTTGGTAAAAAATATTACTTTTCTTGCTGCTTTATTCGGTATGATGGAGATGTTAGTGTATGTATTTGGCCTTTCACTAGTTTTTAGTGGAAAACAAAGTATGTTAGCCATGGTCGTTTATGCCATTGGTTTCGGTCTAGGTATTTTTTTAGGTGCAAAAATCGAACGAAAACTAGCGATTGGCTACGTTTATACGACTATCAATACTCAGAATAAAAACGATGAGCTCATAAATTACCTGCGGAATGAAGGCTTTGCTGTAACCATCTATGTTGGTGAAGGACGAGATAGTAATCGCTATAAATATGAAATATTAACAAAGAGAAATCGCGAGGTGGAGCTTTTTCAAATCGTGGAGCAATTTGAACCAAATGCGTTTATTATTTCATATGAGCCTAAGTCATTTAAAGGTGGATTTTTGCTAAATCGAATGAAGGTAAAGCAAAAATGA